The following DNA comes from Desulfurispora thermophila DSM 16022.
CTTTTGCCCATAGAAGCTGTCCCTCTCTTAAGTCGAAAAAATAAAGCTTCCCAAATGATTTCTCTGTGTGACAAGTTTGAGCAACCGCATACCACCCATCGGAGGAGAGGCCATTGTTGTATAGATTAGCTGACACTTTCTTTTTGATTATCACATTCCCTTGGCGGTCAAATGCATAGAACGTTCCTTTTGCTCCCAATCCAAACAGCCAATCATTAAAGATAAAAGTCCCGTTATCGGCCACTTTACCGTGATTTGGTCGCTGAATCTGGCGACCATAAAGTATCAAACGGGCGTCTTCGAGCAATATGTATGTTCCATGTCCTCTCTTTCGGCAACCTGCTCTTCCGCTTTCAGGGTCTGAATCAGACCATGCCAAGATATACCTCTGGTTTGGAGAAACAGAAAAAGGACCAAAAAAGTCAATGTCTCGGACGGATAAAAAATCTCCCATAACGCTAAAACGTACTCTCGACTTAAGATGGCGCTGCATCTTAAGCTCAAGAGCCGTCCAATTCATCAATCAGACCACCTCCTTCTTTAACCCGCCAACCGGAGCTCCAGCATATCCGGTAGGCTTAACCTAAACCTCACCATATCCTCCGTCACATCGAAATACTCTGCAAGCTCCCATACCTCAACAATGCCCCATTTAAACGCTTGTGCAAGCTTGTCCAAGGGTATTAACCATTGCGCCGCCCACCTTAAAGCCCTATACTCTGCTCTGCTCACCTCCATACGGTCCCGGTAGTGGAAATAGGTGCGAGGTATACGGCAACCTACAGTGGTAAAATGGTGACCCAACTCCTCAGCCAACACACACCTGAAATACGCCCTGGGTGCATAGTCGAGGGAGTTGGCCAGCCCAATTACCGGCGGTAACTTTGGGGCCGCCCAGTAGACAGCTTCCAGCGGGGGTTCAAAATCCCACCATTCAATGATTATCCCCTCCCGTTCCGCAAGCTGAAACAACTCCATCGGCATAGCATCACCTGCCCGTTCACAATATGGCGAAAAATGTCGAACGTCCTAAATAAGCCGAAACCTGCTACCCCTTGGCCGAAGTAGCAGGTCCGTTAATCTTTCTTTTTGCCGTATTTGCGGAGAATGTACTCCTGAAATTCTTCCAAGCTTCGTCGCGCCTCTTCGGGGAGTTCCTTTAACGGGTCGTCGGTACGGTGGGTGCCAAGGGTTTCAAAGTCATGAACTGATGCTTTAGGCCCATTCAACAAGTAATCAACCGATACGTCCAGTACCTCGGCGAGTTTACGGAGCATCTCGGGGTCTGGTTTTCTTTGCTCGCGTTCGTACCTATTAATTGTAGCATCGGAGACATTTAATAGCTTGCCTAATTGAGCCTGTGTAAGCCCCTTCCTTTGGCGGGCCTTTTTTAGTCTTTCTCCAAAACCCATACTCATACCACCTTACCAACTTGGTAATTTTATTCTACCACAAGAGCAAGGGGAAACAAAATATTTCTACCAACATGGTAATTTTCCTCTTGACACTACCATATCGGTAGTTTATAATCAGAAGTGAAAGCTACCAGATTGGTAGGAAGGGGGTCGATAAGCATGAAACGGTATATAGACCTTGCTAAAATCAGAGCACTTCGCAAGCAAAAAGGCCTTACTCAAGAGGACATGGCGCAAGCCTTAGGATATATGACTGCCATCGGTTATCACTATTTAGAAACCGGTAAGCGTCGTATTACTGCTGAAAGGCTTGCAGATATAGCAACCATTTTGGGTGTAAACGTCGATGATTTGTATACCAATGAGCCTACCAATATGGTAGATAGCCCCGCCATCAACGAATAAGGAGGTGATACCCATGTCCCTTCCGGCCCAAGCCCTCACAAAGCAAAAACAGTTTCTCGGCACGGTGGAAGCCCGGGACGAATACGGCACATGGCCGGTCAAAATCGAGCTGCTAGGTGACCAGTTCATTATCAGCGGCAGATACACCCGCCTTGATACCTACCTCATCGAGACCGACCGGGGCTACCTGGTAGCGGTCACCAACTACAACCGCTGCGGCCACGTCCCGGAAGATTGCACCGCATACGACATCATGGACTACGTGGGCATAGAGAACAAGGTTGACGCCACCACTTTAGCCGCAGCCGTAAGGCATCTGATAGCCGCAGGGCTTGCATTCAGACAACAACCTTCACTTTAAGCCTAACTCAAGTGGACGCGGAGTTACAGCCGGGTAAATTCCGCAAAGAAAGGGGGTGAGGGCATGGCTTTTGGGCAGGCGCTGAGGGAGGCGAGGCTGAAGCGAGGCGTTACGCAGCAGGCCCTGGGCAGCGAAGCTTACGTAAGTGATTCGTTAATCAGCGATATAGAGCACGGGCGAAGGAAAGGGTCAAAGGAAATCAGGGCTGCACTGGCAAGGGCACTGGACTACGCCAAGCTCTACATGGAAGCAGCGGAAGAAGTAACTGGAGGGGTTTACTGCACGCCCTGGCTCGATGGCGACGGGGTGGACCTTTACCGGACCAGCGTATGGGCTAAAACCTGCGAGGAGCTTAACGAGGCTATCAAAGCGGTGTCCAGTGCGGACGTAATCAACGCCCCGAGCAAGGCGGACGAAGCCCACCGGCAGTTGGTATGGGACAGCTTAATGCAGGTACTCGACGCCCGGGTGGCTATCGACCACTACGTGGCGGTGATATGCGAGGAGTACGGCTACAGCATCCTGGAAGTTTACCAGGAGCACCGCCGGAAACTCGAAAGCCGGGGCTATGTAAAACCCCGGCAAAAAAGAAATGGCTCTTTTTAGAGCCGCTGGAAAAATTCCCTTAGCCCCATTTTACCGCAATCTGGCGGTAAAAGCAAGGGGCACGGTCGGAAAGGAGGCTCGCAGGGAATGAAACAGCCAAAAGGGTTGGTCTACAAAGCTGAATATGAGCCTGACATGGCCAGGATGGTCCAGGCCCTGCGGGTGCTCCTGGACTATAATCCACAGAATCCACAGGTTGAGCCAGAGAAAATCCTGGCCATTACCAAAAAGGAGGAAGTTAACCTATGGCTACGTGCACAAGGTGCAACATGCCGTTAAAAGACCCCGATAGTGTTAAACGACGGTTTGGCCCAGTCTGCTGGGCAAAGGTCCAGGCAGAGAAAGTCAAGGAAGAAGCCAGAGAGTCCGGCGGATTTTACGATGGCGGCGACATTATCCTGCGCCGTGTGAATGGGTGTGCTACTGCTAACGTGCCTCACGCCATAGTGTACCATAGCCCAACTGGTTTCGAGTGGGGCTATGGAGGAAGCGGACCGGCTGATTTGGCGCTCAACATCCTCTATGCCGTCACTGGAAACAAGGAACTGGCCATGAAACACTACCAGCAGTTTAAGTGGGACTTTATCGCCAAAGTGCCGGCAGAAGGCGGAGTGATAAAGCGGGATGAGATAATCGAGTGGCTGCGGCGCAACGGCTGTGAAGTGGACTGACAAAAGGAGGTCCGTAAATGTTTCGTAAGCTATCTCACATAGTAGTTGCCTTCATTGCCGGCGGACTGGTATGGCACTTCTTCATGATGAGCCTACAGGTACTAGCAAACAGAGACGGCACAGTTGGAGGAGAAATCTTATTTCTTCCCCTTATGGCGCTCATCTTTTACCTCGGCTGGGCCGTAAAGGACGAGATAAACGAACTAAGGCAGATTGAGAAAAATCAAGGAGGCGGTATAGATGTCCGTTAACAATTCTACCATGCAAATCGATGCCAGCAAAGCCAATGTGCTCGTGCCAACCCAGTATCTTCAACAAGTCTCGCCCTGGCACGTTGCGAGAACATCCATTGTCACCGTTAACCCAGACCCCAACTATGGAGACGTTTATAAAGTCGGCAGCCGCTGGAATGAGCAGAAAAAAGCTGCAGAAGACATCTTCGCTCTCGGAAAACCGGCTCTCATGCGCATCGCTGCTGCTGCCGGCATCGTTTGGAACTGGAGGGAAAGCGGCCCCCAGGTCATCCAGAAGGACTATGTGGTTTACAAGGCCGTGGGGGCCCTGCGCCTCCCCGATGGTTCATGGCAGCCCATTGTTGCCACGAAAGAAATTGACCTCACCGTTATTGAGGAAGAAACCTACGAAGCTAACCTCAAGAAAGCCCTCGAATATGCTTCCGACCCTAAGAAGCAGGCTGCCTTGAAGGGTATGACGCCCGAGCAGTGGGCGCAGGCCCAGACCAAGGCGGCAATGATACAGTGGCGCAAGAACAAGCTCATGCGGGCGGAAACCGGGGCTATGCTCAGGGTCATTCGTGCGGCCCTGGGCATGAAGTCGCAATATACCCGCGAAGAGCTGGAGAAGCCCTTCATTGTGCCGCGCATAGACTTTTCCCCTGACTACTCAGACCCCGAGGTTAGAAAGGCTCTCATTGAAAATGGCATCCAGGCGATGGCGACTTTATTCGGCCAATCGGCACCGACTTCGCCGGCACTCGGCCCGGGTAGCGGTAGTTCGCCTTTCTCTGGCTCTCATCCTGCTCTGACCGGGCCTGACATTGACGACGATACCCCTTATGCGGTCGAGGATGCGGCCTTCATTGAAAATGAAGCTTCGCAGTCCCAAGAAGAGGAGCAGCCGAGCGCTCAGGAACAGCCGCAACAGGAGGAACAAACTGCCCAGGGACAAATGGGATTATTCCCGGGAGCTCCTGCGCCCTCCCCGCCTACAGCTGCCAAGGCAACAGCTAAGAACGGCAAGGCAGTGGCTTATTGCGAAGTATGCGGAAACGGCATAACCGAGAAAGTCCTTCAATATAGCCAGCAGAAGTACGGTAGGGCCTTGTGCTACAAATGCCAAAGCAATGGAGGTGCTAAGGCATGAAAATCCTTGCAGCTCCCGACCTCCATTGCTTCTGGCCCAACTACAGCCGAACTCTAGAAGACGGTACCCCTTCCCGGCTCCATGACTGGCGCAGAACTGCCAGCGCCCTGGCGGACGTGGCGATGGTCCATAACGTGGCCGTCGCCCTCTTCCCGGGCGACTTCTTCCCGAATTCGAGGCCGGCACCAGCGCAGGTGCTGGAAGTGGTCGAGTTATTCTCTCGCTTGGAGCAGCTCGGAATTTCCGTCGTGGGGTGTGCCGGCAATCATGACCTGCTTGGTCCTGGCCAACCGTCGCCAGTGGACGTGGTGGCTCGTTTCTCTCCTGACGGAATGCGCTGGGGGATAACTAAGCCAAGCTGGGTTAAGCTCGACGGGCTCAACGTGGTGGTGCTACCTTCGGTCAAGGTTCCACAAACCAACGGGGACCCGGCTGCTGCCGCCCAGGAGCTATCCGAGGAACTCATTAAAGTAGCCCGTGCCCTCGTTGCCCAGGCTATGGATTGGAAACCCCAGCCTACCGTGATAATGGGCCACTGGGCGATTTCGGGGTGCAGTTTAGCCGCCGGGAATGTCCTGGCTGCCACTGAGCCAACATTGCCGCTCGGAGAACTGCAAAGCCTCCCGGTTCAGGCCGTGGTAATGGGCCACATCCACACTCCGCAGGTGCTGGCTACCAACCCCCTGGTGCTGCACACCGGGACTTTTGAACGACACGACTTCGGTGAAGAGGGCATCCAACCGGGGTGCTATGTCATCGACCTTGACACCCAAAAAGCAGAATTTATTCCCCTGCCGGCCCGGAAATTCGTCACCCTGGACCTCAACAACTTACCGCCAAACACCTTGGACGATAAAAAGCGTATGGCCGAGCTCGTAAAGGATGCCGTGGTGCGGGTGAAATACCGTTGCACCGAAGAAGATGCAAAGTTCATGGACCATACAAAGATAGCCCAGAAGATTAACGAGGCCGGAGCATTCATGCTGGCCGGCATTTATCCAGACATAATTCGTTCAGAGCGCAGCCGGGAGGCCAGCATCAATGAGAGCACGTCTCCTATCGAAGCCTTGAAGAAGTGGCTGGCCCTGCGTGATGACATCAGCCCAGAACTAAAGGCCAAAGTTATAGCCGCAGCCGAGGGCCTTATAAAGGAGGTGGCGTAGATGGAACCGGTATTGCTGGACCTACAGAATTTCCTTAGCTATAGACGTGAAACTGTGGACCTCTCTCCTATTACCTGTGCCGCACTTGTGGGCGAGAACGGAGCCGGTAAAAGCAGTTTACTCGATGCCCTTACTTGGGCGCTCTTCGGGCAGGGCACAAGGGGTGGAACGAAAGAGCTCGATAACTACGTCACCCGAGGCGAAAAAGAGGCCCGCGTTGAGGTGCAGTTCAGGCTTAACGGAGCCACCTACAAGGTAGTGCGGGGCAGGAGTATAGCACGAAACAAGAGCACACTGGAATTCTTCATCCTGGATGGCGAAAACTGGCGGCCTCTATCCGGTAAGACCCTGGCCGAGACACAGAAGGTTATCGAGGAAACCCTTCGCATGGACTACCGGACATTCACCGCCAGTGCCCTGGTGCTCCAGGGGCAGGCGGATGCATTCACGGCCAATATGACCGACCAGGAGCGGAAGGAAGCCTTGGCCCGCATCCTGGGTTTAGACCTCTGGGACCGGATGCAGGAGCGGGCCCGGGAGAAGGTACGGCAGCTTAAAGCTGAGGCTCAGGCCATGGAGCTCAACCGCAAGCGGCTTATGGAGCTGGTAAGCGAAAAGGACGGGCTAGTTAGCCGGCAGGCGGCTATCAACCAGGAACTCGGCACCATGGCCGCCCAGGTCGAGGATATATCTTCAAAAGCGACTGACCTGGAAGCCAAGCTAAAACAAAAGCCCGTCCTGGAGCAAACCCTGGCCGACACCCGCAGGGCAATGCAAAAGGCTTTAGCGGAAATACAGGCCAACGACCAGGAGATAACAAAGGCCCGCCAGCAAATAGCCCAGGCTGAACAACAAATTAAAGCCGCTGAAACCATCCTGGCACGCAGGGAAGAGATTGAGGCTGCCGTGGAAATGGAAGCAGAGATAGCTCAGGACGTGGCCGAATTCGACCGCCAGGCCCAGGAATACATGAAGCTCCAAGGAGAAATAGCAAAGCTTCAGCAGCAGGAAGCGGCGTGGAACCAGAAGATGGCGGCAGAAGTGGCAAGGCTGGAGGCCCAGGCCGAAAGCGCAGCCAAACAGGCTGGGCTTTTAGGAAATGTTCCATGCTCAGGTGAAGTCAAAAGCGCCTGCCCTTTGCTGGCCTCGGCCAGAAAAGCTTCGGAGCTATTATCTCAGGTCAAAGCAAGGTTGGCTCAGTTAAGAGCCCAGACCAACCCTTACACCCAGCAACGTACGAAGCTAGAACAAACCTTAGTATCGCTGGAATATGACCAGGAAGCCCATAAAGCCGCCAAGGCTGCCCTGGAAGATGTGCGGAAGACGGCACGGCTTAAAGCAGAATTGGACGCCGCTGCGGAAAAGGTGGCGATGCTCACGGCAAGGATAGCGGAGCTCCAGGACCATATTGCCGCCCTGGAGCAAAAGAACCGGGACCTTTCCGCTGAGGTCGATAACCTTAAAGCTCGTGAGGCCAGCATTGTTCAGGAGATAGAGGCACTAAAACCAATAGCCTTGGAGCTCTCCCAAGTGCAGAGCCAGCTCAACGACCTGCGCCGCCAGGAAGCAGCCCTCCGAACCGAGTTGGGGAGAATTGAAAGTT
Coding sequences within:
- a CDS encoding ImmA/IrrE family metallo-endopeptidase; protein product: MPMELFQLAEREGIIIEWWDFEPPLEAVYWAAPKLPPVIGLANSLDYAPRAYFRCVLAEELGHHFTTVGCRIPRTYFHYRDRMEVSRAEYRALRWAAQWLIPLDKLAQAFKWGIVEVWELAEYFDVTEDMVRFRLSLPDMLELRLAG
- a CDS encoding helix-turn-helix domain-containing protein; this encodes MGFGERLKKARQRKGLTQAQLGKLLNVSDATINRYEREQRKPDPEMLRKLAEVLDVSVDYLLNGPKASVHDFETLGTHRTDDPLKELPEEARRSLEEFQEYILRKYGKKKD
- a CDS encoding helix-turn-helix domain-containing protein, with the translated sequence MKRYIDLAKIRALRKQKGLTQEDMAQALGYMTAIGYHYLETGKRRITAERLADIATILGVNVDDLYTNEPTNMVDSPAINE
- a CDS encoding helix-turn-helix domain-containing protein produces the protein MAFGQALREARLKRGVTQQALGSEAYVSDSLISDIEHGRRKGSKEIRAALARALDYAKLYMEAAEEVTGGVYCTPWLDGDGVDLYRTSVWAKTCEELNEAIKAVSSADVINAPSKADEAHRQLVWDSLMQVLDARVAIDHYVAVICEEYGYSILEVYQEHRRKLESRGYVKPRQKRNGSF
- a CDS encoding DUF6166 domain-containing protein, with product MATCTRCNMPLKDPDSVKRRFGPVCWAKVQAEKVKEEARESGGFYDGGDIILRRVNGCATANVPHAIVYHSPTGFEWGYGGSGPADLALNILYAVTGNKELAMKHYQQFKWDFIAKVPAEGGVIKRDEIIEWLRRNGCEVD
- a CDS encoding metallophosphoesterase family protein, with translation MKILAAPDLHCFWPNYSRTLEDGTPSRLHDWRRTASALADVAMVHNVAVALFPGDFFPNSRPAPAQVLEVVELFSRLEQLGISVVGCAGNHDLLGPGQPSPVDVVARFSPDGMRWGITKPSWVKLDGLNVVVLPSVKVPQTNGDPAAAAQELSEELIKVARALVAQAMDWKPQPTVIMGHWAISGCSLAAGNVLAATEPTLPLGELQSLPVQAVVMGHIHTPQVLATNPLVLHTGTFERHDFGEEGIQPGCYVIDLDTQKAEFIPLPARKFVTLDLNNLPPNTLDDKKRMAELVKDAVVRVKYRCTEEDAKFMDHTKIAQKINEAGAFMLAGIYPDIIRSERSREASINESTSPIEALKKWLALRDDISPELKAKVIAAAEGLIKEVA
- a CDS encoding AAA family ATPase, with protein sequence MEPVLLDLQNFLSYRRETVDLSPITCAALVGENGAGKSSLLDALTWALFGQGTRGGTKELDNYVTRGEKEARVEVQFRLNGATYKVVRGRSIARNKSTLEFFILDGENWRPLSGKTLAETQKVIEETLRMDYRTFTASALVLQGQADAFTANMTDQERKEALARILGLDLWDRMQERAREKVRQLKAEAQAMELNRKRLMELVSEKDGLVSRQAAINQELGTMAAQVEDISSKATDLEAKLKQKPVLEQTLADTRRAMQKALAEIQANDQEITKARQQIAQAEQQIKAAETILARREEIEAAVEMEAEIAQDVAEFDRQAQEYMKLQGEIAKLQQQEAAWNQKMAAEVARLEAQAESAAKQAGLLGNVPCSGEVKSACPLLASARKASELLSQVKARLAQLRAQTNPYTQQRTKLEQTLVSLEYDQEAHKAAKAALEDVRKTARLKAELDAAAEKVAMLTARIAELQDHIAALEQKNRDLSAEVDNLKAREASIVQEIEALKPIALELSQVQSQLNDLRRQEAALRTELGRIESSLEQVAKAEVELAEHEKKAQALKEELAVYEVLDQACGKKGGVPALVVENAVPEIERLANDILSRMAGGRLAVRLDTQAEGKTTGTMQEVLRITVLDGGIERPYQTYSGAERFMVDLALRVALSKFLAHRAGAEIKLFVLDEGLGACDQANRQAVMQAIQTVAQEFGKVLVITHIAELQDALPQRIEVTKGPDGSKVRIA